A region of Vitis riparia cultivar Riparia Gloire de Montpellier isolate 1030 chromosome 12, EGFV_Vit.rip_1.0, whole genome shotgun sequence DNA encodes the following proteins:
- the LOC117926506 gene encoding protein trichome birefringence-like 42 — translation MAMITISTIKERWKLSITASFMGCIIPVLFLNHSHDSTNLSALLGIRMEPSEPSKLNKHSDSALQNTSTSPTSFGQFPTPNVEFSQISKLTGFPDSAPQIMNTSVLFSEPPRPNTEFSEPSKPKMEFSGPSKLTDYPSSALQNTTTSTLSFDQFPRPDRETARPEMEIFEPSKPNMDFHEPSKIIENPKLMNHSNEKCDIFDGKWFYDPEGKPLYGPQCPFLHDQVSCRRNGRPDSDYEKWSWQPNECEIPRFNVTDMFERLRGKRLIMVGDSLNGNMWASLACLLYSAIPPSRSHIETNRIPRSFRSKDYNCSVEFYMNPFLVQTYVNKTDGTRVLRLDQISDSARRWQGADIMVFNTGHWWMHKGRFQSWDLFQYKGKLVEEMERASAFGMGLRTWARWVDRYVDGTKTTVFFRSLSPQHSGQHYCYNQSQPILDEFLLPPFPNSMARIVEGRIRGMRTPVRYLNITKLSQYRKDAHPSIYSSKREKLMINQKQSPDCSHWCLPGLPDTWNMLLYVSMVSSNSSSWHLMV, via the exons ATGGCTATGATCACCATCTCCACCATCAAAGAGAGATGGAAGCTTTCTATAACTGCAAGCTTCATGGGCTGCATCATCCCAGTACTATTCCTCAACCACAGCCATGACAGTACAAATCTTTCTGCTCTTCTAGGCATACGGATGGAGCCTTCTGAACCATCTAAGCTCAATAAGCACTCGGATTCAGCTCTTCAAAACACATCCACATCCCCAACATCTTTTGGTCAGTTTCCCACACCTAATGTGGAGTTCTCTCAAATATCTAAGCTCACCGGGTTTCCAGATTCAGCTCCTCAAATCATGAATACATCGGTATTATTCTCTGAACCACCTAGGCCTAACACGGAGTTCTCTGAACCATCTAAGCCTAAGATGGAATTCTCTGGGCCATCTAAACTCACTGATTACCCAAGTTCAGCTCTTCAAAACACAACCACATCCACATTATCTTTTGATCAGTTTCCCAGGCCGGACAGGGAGACAGCTAGGCCGGAAATGGAGATCTTTGAACCATCTAAGCCTAACATGGACTTCCATGAACCATCTAAGATCATTGAGAACCCAAAACTGATGAACCATAGTAATGAAAAGTGTGACATCTTCGATGGGAAATGGTTTTATGATCCAGAAGGAAAGCCTCTCTATGGCCCTCAGTGTCCTTTCCTTCATGATCAAGTGAGCTGCAGGAGGAACGGGCGACCAGACTCCGACTACGAGAAATGGAGTTGGCAACCAAATGAATGTGAAATTCCAAG GTTTAATGTCACAGACATGTTCGAGAGGCTTAGAGGGAAGCGATTGATTATGGTTGGAGATTCCCTCAATGGAAATATGTGGGCATCTCTTGCGTGCCTTCTTTATTCCGCTATTCCACCTTCTCGATCTCATATTGAAACGAACCGCATCCCGCGCTCCTTCAGATCAAAG GATTATAACTGTTCCGTGGAGTTCTACATGAACCCGTTTCTAGTGCAAACATATGTCAATAAAACAGATGGTACTAGGGTTCTAAGGCTCGACCAAATTTCAGACTCAGCTCGGCGTTGGCAAGGCGCAGACATCATGGTATTCAACACTGGACATTGGTGGATGCACAAAGGGCGGTTTCAATC GTGGGATCTTTTTCAATATAAGGGAAAATTGGTGGAGGAGATGGAGAGAGCATCAGCATTTGGGATGGGCTTGAGGACTTGGGCGAGGTGGGTGGATCGCTACGTGGACGGGACCAAAACAACAGTCTTTTTCCGGAGCCTCTCACCGCAGCACAGTGGGCAGCATTACTGCTACAATCAGTCTCAACCCATCTTGGATGAATTCCTATTGCCACCATTTCCAAACTCCATGGCTAGAATTGTTGAGGGAAGGATCAGAGGGATGAGGACACCAGTGAGGTACTTGAACATCACCAAGCTATCCCAGTATCGAAAAGATGCACATCCATCAATCTATTCATCCAAACGAGAGAAGCTGATGATTAATCAAAAGCAATCTCCTGATTGTAGCCACTGGTGTCTTCCAGGACTCCCAGATACATGGAACATGTTATTGTATGTGTCAATGGTCTCTAGCAACTCGAGTTCTTGGCATCTCATGGTTTGA
- the LOC117927086 gene encoding phospholipase A1-IIdelta produces the protein MWAAPLSQTLCIFPTHHHTFPFSPKTRTRLSIPPKLSRNSLLALSFKAPVTMGTSQSQPSLDQILGSNNWEGLLEPLNLSLRELIIRCGDFCQATYDSFINDQNSRYCGACRYGMKFLLEKVMLIGASDYEVSAYLYATARVSVPEAFILHSMSRESWDRESNWIGYIAVTTDEVSRARGRREIYVAWRGTTRDYEWVDVLGAELESAEELLRPQEGIKNKEGSSSSDSADEDDEKNVKVMRGWFTIYTSGDPRSPFTKASARKQFQSNIKRLMNKYKDEKVSIIVTGHSLGASLAVLSSFDIVENEIVPPDVIVSAIVFGCPEIGNRAFNNQIKQHSNLHILHVRNTIDLIPHYPSMILGYVKTGTELIIDTRKSPDLKDSKNPGDWHNLQAMVHVVSGWNGPNAKFELKVKRSLALVNKSCNFLKDECLVPASWWVEKNKGMMRKADGEWVTESPAEEDRPVPPVLDF, from the coding sequence ATGTGGGCAGCTCCACTGTCTCAGACACTGTGCATATTCCCAACCCACCACCACACTTTCCCTTTCTCTCCCAAAACCCGGACCCGACTCTCCATCCCCCCAAAACTCAGTAGAAACTCCCTGCTTGCCCTCTCTTTCAAGGCTCCTGTAACCATGGGAACATCACAGAGTCAACCATCATTGGATCAGATTCTCGGAAGCAACAACTGGGAAGGCTTGCTTGAGCCCCTCAACCTAAGTCTCCGAGAGCTCATTATTAGATGCGGGGACTTCTGCCAGGCAACTTATGACTCATTCATCAATGATCAGAACTCCAGATACTGCGGCGCGTGCCGCTACGGCATGAAATTCTTGTTGGAAAAAGTCATGCTCATAGGGGCCTCTGATTATGAAGTCTCCGCTTACCTCTACGCCACCGCCCGTGTCAGCGTCCCTGAAGCTTTCATCCTCCACTCAATGTCTCGGGAGTCCTGGGATCGAGAGTCCAATTGGATTGGGTACATCGCCGTGACCACCGATGAAGTGAGTAGAGCCCGGGGACGACGTGAAATTTACGTGGCGTGGCGTGGAACGACAAGAGACTATGAATGGGTAGACGTGTTAGGGGCTGAGCTTGAGTCAGCCGAGGAATTGCTACGGCCTCAAGAAGGAATAAAGAATAAGGAGGGGAGTAGCAGTAGTGACAGTgctgatgaagatgatgagaaaaatgtGAAGGTCATGCGGGGTTGGTTCACAATCTACACTTCAGGTGACCCCAGATCTCCATTCACAAAGGCAAGCGCCAGAAAACAGTTCCAATCAAATATTAAACGCTTGATGAATAAGTATAAAGACGAGAAAGTAAGCATCATCGTCACAGGTCACAGCCTGGGTGCGAGTCTAGCAGTATTGAGCTCATTCGACATAGTTGAAAACGAGATCGTCCCGCCCGATGTCATAGTATCAGCCATCGTCTTCGGTTGCCCGGAAATAGGGAACAGGGCATTCAATAACCAGATCAAGCAACACTCCAACCTCCACATCCTCCATGTAAGGAACACTATCGACCTCATACCGCACTACCCGAGCATGATCCTCGGCTATGTGAAGACGGGAACTGAGCTAATCATCGACACGAGGAAGTCTCCAGACTTGAAGGATTCGAAGAACCCCGGTGACTGGCACAACTTGCAGGCAATGGTGCATGTGGTGTCTGGTTGGAATGGGCCAAATGCAAAGTTTGAACTCAAGGTGAAGAGGAGCTTGGCCTTGGTGAATAAGTCCTGTAATTTTCTCAAGGATGAGTGCTTGGTTCCAGCGTCATGGTGGGTGGAGAAGAACAAAGGGATGATGAGGAAAGCAGATGGAGAATGGGTGACAGAATCACCCGCCGAAGAGGACCGTCCAGTTCCCCCTGTTCTTGATTTCTAG